Proteins encoded by one window of Salmonirosea aquatica:
- a CDS encoding bifunctional alpha,alpha-trehalose-phosphate synthase (UDP-forming)/trehalose-phosphatase: MKKLPTRKKGRLIIVAYRLPFKILKNEQGTSLFQNSGGLVSAVLSLAQGRENASFEFEDKIQWIGYTDNTPEELAGVTLENENFRAHPVFISQELNDNYYEGFCNDLIWPLFHYFPSLAKFETEFFEAYQEANLLFYETMKDIIQPDDVIWIHDYQLMMLPDLIRQSFPANKIGFFFHIPFPSFEIFRLLPTTWRDAIIDGMLGADVVGFHTNDYVEYFLKAVRMVIGQGNRMHYVNLNSRLVKVDAFPISIDYNKFNDAYDDEKVVKERKAARAPLKKKIIFSVDRLDYSKGLLNRLKGYERFLEQHDEWHEKVSFIMMVVPSRDQIEQYQNMKSEIDQTVGRISAKYGRIHWQPIIYQYRSMPFEELVGMYTASDVALITPVRDGMNLVCKEYVASRKDELGVLILSEMAGAAAELGEALIINPTDSQDIADAILKALEMPAKEQRKRMKAMRHRLREYDVFAWTNDFFTQMLMIEQEHDRLSHEYLSEDDIQEINEKYTTAKRRIFFFDYDGTLVPIVRNPSEAIVTEEVKAIIAELAHRDTVVIISGRDRTFLESVLGDLPVHLVAEHGALIRTHGKSEWVLNPAYQEDWKDDIRSIIDLYVKRCPGAFVEEKETSLAWHYRTADDQEYALRRAQELAWQLKSFIQPEMHLQIIEGNMVIEVKKTAFNKGTSAQSFVDLDDYDFILAMGDDTTDEDMFETLPDTAFTIKVGDALSIAKKHIKNQHAVMELLSTFTLS; the protein is encoded by the coding sequence ATGAAAAAACTACCTACCCGAAAAAAAGGACGACTGATTATTGTAGCCTATCGCCTGCCCTTCAAAATACTAAAAAACGAACAGGGTACCTCCCTGTTCCAAAATTCCGGGGGACTGGTTTCTGCGGTTTTGTCTCTGGCCCAGGGGCGTGAAAACGCCAGCTTCGAATTTGAAGACAAGATTCAGTGGATTGGCTATACCGACAATACACCAGAGGAATTGGCCGGGGTTACCCTGGAAAATGAAAATTTTCGCGCCCATCCGGTCTTTATTTCTCAGGAACTCAACGACAACTACTACGAGGGCTTCTGTAATGACCTCATCTGGCCCTTATTTCATTATTTCCCCTCACTGGCCAAATTTGAAACTGAATTTTTTGAAGCCTATCAGGAAGCCAATCTGCTCTTTTACGAGACCATGAAAGACATCATTCAACCCGATGATGTCATCTGGATTCATGATTATCAGCTCATGATGCTGCCTGACCTGATCCGTCAGAGTTTTCCTGCCAACAAAATCGGCTTCTTTTTTCATATTCCTTTTCCCTCCTTCGAGATTTTCCGCTTACTGCCTACCACCTGGCGCGATGCAATCATTGATGGCATGTTGGGTGCGGATGTTGTGGGTTTTCATACCAACGACTACGTCGAGTATTTCCTGAAAGCTGTACGCATGGTGATCGGGCAGGGAAATCGTATGCATTATGTCAATCTAAACAGTCGATTGGTCAAGGTGGATGCTTTTCCTATCAGTATCGATTACAACAAATTCAACGATGCCTATGATGATGAAAAAGTAGTCAAGGAAAGGAAAGCAGCCCGGGCTCCGCTGAAGAAGAAAATCATTTTCTCGGTAGACCGGCTCGACTATTCTAAAGGGCTTCTTAACCGTTTGAAAGGTTACGAACGTTTTTTGGAGCAACACGACGAATGGCACGAAAAGGTTTCCTTTATAATGATGGTGGTACCTTCCCGGGATCAGATCGAGCAGTACCAGAACATGAAATCGGAGATCGACCAAACGGTAGGTAGGATCAGTGCCAAGTATGGTAGGATTCACTGGCAGCCCATTATTTATCAATACCGTTCGATGCCTTTTGAAGAATTGGTCGGCATGTATACCGCGAGTGATGTCGCCCTGATCACCCCGGTGCGGGATGGGATGAATCTTGTGTGTAAAGAGTACGTAGCCAGCCGAAAAGACGAACTAGGGGTACTCATTCTGAGTGAGATGGCCGGAGCTGCCGCCGAGCTTGGCGAAGCCCTGATCATTAATCCCACCGATAGCCAGGACATTGCTGACGCCATATTGAAAGCACTTGAAATGCCCGCCAAAGAACAACGCAAGCGAATGAAAGCCATGCGCCACCGCTTGCGTGAATACGATGTATTTGCATGGACTAACGATTTTTTTACCCAAATGCTCATGATAGAACAAGAACACGACCGCCTAAGCCACGAATATCTGTCCGAAGATGATATCCAGGAAATCAACGAAAAGTACACAACTGCCAAAAGGAGAATTTTTTTCTTCGACTACGATGGTACCCTGGTTCCTATAGTCCGAAATCCCTCAGAAGCCATCGTGACCGAGGAAGTGAAGGCAATTATCGCTGAACTGGCGCATCGTGACACCGTAGTAATTATTAGCGGCCGTGACAGGACATTTCTGGAAAGTGTACTGGGCGACCTACCCGTTCATCTGGTAGCCGAACACGGCGCATTGATCCGGACCCACGGTAAAAGCGAATGGGTGCTTAACCCCGCCTATCAGGAAGACTGGAAGGATGATATCCGCTCGATCATCGACCTGTATGTTAAGCGGTGTCCGGGGGCTTTTGTGGAGGAAAAAGAAACCTCTCTGGCCTGGCACTACCGCACCGCCGATGACCAGGAGTATGCCCTCCGCCGTGCGCAGGAGCTGGCATGGCAGCTTAAAAGCTTCATCCAACCCGAGATGCATCTGCAAATCATCGAGGGTAATATGGTCATTGAAGTTAAGAAAACGGCATTCAATAAAGGTACCTCCGCCCAGTCATTTGTTGACTTGGACGACTATGATTTTATTCTGGCCATGGGCGATGACACAACCGACGAGGATATGTTTGAGACGTTGCCCGATACAGCTTTCACCATCAAGGTAGGTGACGCCCTCTCGATCGCTAAAAAACACATTAAAAATCAGCATGCGGTCATGGAGTTGCTCAGTACCTTTACGCTTTCGTAA
- a CDS encoding N-acetylmuramoyl-L-alanine amidase-like domain-containing protein — MSRLFLWISIAALTLTGFISRVDDPKAVFGAKMKKVDSGTLPELTLRMAETFIGTPYVAHTLEGNANEQLVCRFDALDCTTLVDVAVSLALARQKDLSYDQFLTELTKLRYVNGTIAGYPSRQHYFLSWRNDNQQRGLLNDITDTLGGIPYTKEINFMSAHAGLYQGITSDEVLGEIRQNELRLNDGHYSYIPKSSVPSIENRLADGDIIGITSTVPGLDCNHQGIVKRIKDRAYLVHASTTAQRVITSAEPLADYLNSVKRHSGIIVLRLNDRF, encoded by the coding sequence ATGAGCCGTTTGTTTCTGTGGATAAGTATTGCCGCCTTGACTTTGACGGGTTTTATTTCCCGGGTTGATGATCCCAAGGCGGTTTTCGGAGCCAAAATGAAGAAAGTCGATTCAGGTACCCTACCTGAATTGACGCTTCGTATGGCCGAAACCTTTATAGGTACCCCTTATGTAGCCCACACGTTGGAGGGGAACGCAAATGAGCAATTGGTGTGCCGTTTTGATGCGTTGGACTGTACTACCCTCGTAGATGTGGCCGTTTCCCTTGCCTTGGCCCGTCAGAAAGATCTCTCCTACGACCAGTTTTTGACCGAACTCACTAAGCTCCGGTATGTAAACGGAACCATTGCTGGCTATCCCTCCCGGCAACATTATTTTCTATCTTGGCGCAATGACAACCAGCAACGCGGTCTTCTGAACGATATTACGGACACTCTGGGAGGAATACCGTACACCAAGGAGATAAATTTCATGTCGGCTCATGCCGGTCTCTACCAGGGCATCACCTCCGATGAAGTATTAGGAGAAATCAGGCAAAATGAATTACGACTCAACGATGGGCACTACTCCTACATTCCCAAGTCCTCGGTACCGAGCATAGAGAATCGCCTGGCCGACGGCGACATCATTGGGATCACATCTACGGTGCCGGGATTGGACTGCAATCATCAGGGCATTGTCAAACGAATCAAAGACCGGGCCTACCTCGTTCATGCCTCTACAACTGCCCAACGTGTAATCACAAGTGCCGAGCCGTTGGCTGACTACCTCAATTCGGTAAAGCGCCATAGCGGCATTATCGTACTTCGCCTCAACGATCGTTTTTGA
- a CDS encoding mechanosensitive ion channel family protein — protein MKIQYWQILALALVAGVLTGWVIIRLLRYLSSRNDRQVFRTIYSSITHVLYFFFPALFLTLVANNRFIRARESVLVYSLSKVLLIAISTWLTIRIITIFERLILNQLDLNKTNNLQERKLFTKVKFIKRLVVIAVLIVSVSLLLLSFRQGREFGLGILTSAGIVSVIVGFAAQKTIANLLAGIQIAFTQPIKIEDVVIVENEWGRIEEINLTYVVVKLWDLRRMILPITYFVENSYQNWTRNDSSIIGSALFSLDFHAPVDKLRSAFKTILDESSLWDGETAALQVTDTRDQYMVVRTIMSAHNASDAFDLRCEVREKLIEYIRKEAPEALPKYPLENIKSGLADARPL, from the coding sequence ATGAAAATCCAGTACTGGCAAATACTTGCCCTTGCTCTGGTTGCGGGTGTCCTAACGGGCTGGGTTATCATCCGGTTACTGCGCTACCTTTCCAGTCGGAATGACAGGCAAGTATTCAGAACCATTTATTCCAGCATCACCCATGTGCTGTACTTCTTTTTCCCGGCCCTTTTTCTCACTCTGGTAGCAAACAACCGGTTTATTCGAGCCAGGGAAAGTGTGCTGGTGTACAGCCTGAGTAAAGTTCTGTTGATCGCGATAAGTACCTGGCTGACCATTCGCATCATAACCATTTTTGAGCGACTGATCCTGAATCAACTCGATTTAAACAAAACAAACAATCTTCAGGAACGGAAACTTTTCACAAAAGTGAAGTTTATCAAGCGGCTCGTCGTCATTGCCGTCCTGATCGTATCCGTTTCATTATTGCTATTAAGCTTCCGCCAGGGACGGGAGTTTGGCCTCGGGATACTTACCTCCGCCGGAATCGTCAGTGTAATTGTCGGTTTTGCCGCCCAAAAAACCATTGCCAATTTGCTAGCCGGTATTCAGATTGCCTTCACTCAACCCATCAAAATCGAGGATGTGGTCATTGTAGAAAATGAATGGGGGCGTATTGAAGAAATTAATTTGACGTATGTGGTTGTGAAGCTCTGGGATTTACGACGGATGATACTACCCATCACCTACTTCGTGGAAAACTCGTACCAAAACTGGACTCGGAATGATTCAAGCATTATTGGGTCTGCCCTTTTTTCACTCGACTTTCACGCCCCCGTTGATAAGCTTCGTTCCGCTTTTAAGACCATCCTAGACGAGAGTTCCCTTTGGGATGGTGAGACTGCCGCCCTTCAGGTGACTGATACCCGTGATCAATATATGGTGGTGCGGACTATCATGTCGGCGCATAATGCCTCTGATGCCTTTGATCTACGCTGCGAAGTCCGGGAAAAGTTAATCGAGTATATTCGAAAAGAAGCACCTGAAGCTTTACCAAAATACCCGTTGGAAAATATAAAAAGTGGCCTTGCAGACGCAAGGCCACTTTAA
- a CDS encoding DinB family protein, with protein METKEELLRIIDLLNDTYESEQAWHGPSVVEVLRGVSPKLADKRISPSTHTIAELVFHMTTWRIFAVRKLQGDASFDIKTKEKNWKTFALVDEFEWETLQMELSLSQEELISELEKRDSDAFLDQIVPGRDYSYYTLLHGLINHDLYHAGQIALIKKGLSSSAFQDDNLEDLEDSGTFGENFEQYN; from the coding sequence ATGGAAACAAAAGAAGAACTACTGAGAATCATTGACCTCTTGAATGATACCTATGAAAGTGAGCAAGCCTGGCATGGCCCATCAGTGGTAGAGGTACTTAGAGGTGTTTCACCCAAACTGGCCGATAAAAGGATCAGCCCCTCAACCCATACAATTGCCGAACTCGTTTTCCATATGACCACCTGGCGGATTTTTGCAGTCCGAAAGCTACAGGGCGATGCCAGCTTTGATATTAAAACCAAAGAAAAAAACTGGAAAACATTTGCATTAGTTGATGAGTTTGAATGGGAAACCCTGCAAATGGAGCTAAGTTTGTCCCAGGAGGAATTGATAAGCGAACTAGAGAAGCGGGACAGTGATGCATTTCTGGATCAAATTGTGCCGGGGCGCGATTATTCGTATTATACCCTATTGCACGGCCTGATAAACCATGACTTGTATCATGCGGGTCAAATCGCGCTTATTAAAAAAGGGTTAAGTTCCAGCGCATTTCAAGACGATAATTTGGAAGATTTGGAAGATAGTGGTACTTTTGGAGAAAATTTTGAGCAATACAATTAA
- a CDS encoding WD40/YVTN/BNR-like repeat-containing protein, whose product MAQYRSLQGGRSIAVSGVKGQPHTYYFGAMGGGVWKSLDGGNNWFSSSDSTFKASSVGAIAVSSSNPNIVFAGTGETDIRGNISYGDGLYKSTDAGKTWKHIGLVKASAIGAIQIHPDNPDLVYVAAMGNIFGPNLERGVYKSTNGGGTWKLVLAKNDSTGAVDVKLDPNNANVLYAAMWQAYRNHFSMSSGGTGSGLYKSTDGGETWKDISKNPGMPKGLLGKIGISVSPVNSDRLYAMIENQQKGGLYTSDDAGATWKLVNEEAFLKQRPWYYMNLAADPKNENGLIVLNVNAWKSFDGGKTFKEIEVHHGDTHDIWINPDNSDNFIIGDDGGGEVTFNGGGTFTELDFPTAQFYHVHTDNEFPYNIYGAQQDNSTVRIPSRTSGYSITDKDWWPVAGGESGYVVEDPLNPDITYGGSYDGYLSIYNKKTEEEQLINVYPEFYMGHGSDSREYRFQWTYPIMFSPHDPNALYVTSQYVHKSMDRGHSWEKISPDLTRHDSTTMGASGGPISKDNTGVETYATIFAFAESPLEKGVFYAASDDGLIHISRDNGKNWENITPKSSLLPEFALMSIVEVSPHDPATVYLAATRYKLNDFKPYLLKSTDYGKTWKSITNGIPSDQFTRVIREDPTRKDLLYAGTEQGVWTSFNGGNSWQPLQLNLPTTPIHDLVIQKRENDLVVATHGRSFWILDDITPLYQLNDEVAQADEHLFKPGHAYRMSGGVRKEEVPTAGENAANGVVVRYYFKKTPPDELKMHFLTMDGDTVISYSSRTDKKGKPLKIAKEFYTDETVSRPGTLPALSGTNVFVWDMRYADATAVDGTNIMWSGSVVGPKAVPGTYQVHLYHGDKLVGKQEFQIVKDPRVKTSDAEFREQFDLAMKINDKLSETHKGINKLRSIRKQVDAHIASVKDSTESKRLKELAKPMLEGLDTIENALMQPKSKAGQDALNFPIQLNDKLAGVKTVVLSGETRPTKSSYTAFEDLSKRIDVHLNQLSEIINRDVPAFNQAARQSEIKAIIIN is encoded by the coding sequence GTGGCGCAATATCGGTCCCTTCAGGGGGGGCGATCCATTGCCGTGAGCGGGGTCAAAGGCCAACCCCACACCTACTATTTTGGCGCTATGGGCGGCGGTGTCTGGAAAAGTCTGGATGGAGGCAATAACTGGTTTTCAAGTTCGGATTCCACTTTTAAAGCCAGTTCGGTCGGGGCCATTGCCGTGTCCTCCTCCAATCCCAATATCGTTTTTGCGGGCACGGGCGAAACCGATATTCGGGGCAACATTTCATACGGTGACGGCCTGTACAAATCAACCGATGCCGGCAAAACCTGGAAACACATCGGTTTGGTCAAGGCCAGTGCCATTGGAGCCATTCAGATTCATCCCGACAACCCCGATCTGGTGTATGTAGCCGCCATGGGTAACATTTTTGGTCCCAATCTCGAGCGGGGCGTTTATAAATCAACGAACGGGGGGGGAACCTGGAAACTGGTACTGGCCAAGAATGACAGCACAGGCGCCGTCGATGTCAAGCTCGATCCCAATAACGCGAATGTGTTGTACGCGGCTATGTGGCAGGCCTATCGCAATCATTTTTCGATGAGCAGTGGAGGTACCGGCAGCGGACTCTACAAATCAACGGATGGGGGCGAAACCTGGAAAGACATTTCTAAAAACCCCGGTATGCCCAAGGGTCTCTTAGGAAAAATCGGTATTTCGGTATCGCCCGTCAATTCCGATCGGTTGTATGCCATGATCGAAAATCAACAAAAGGGAGGTCTCTACACCTCGGATGACGCCGGCGCTACCTGGAAACTGGTCAATGAAGAGGCTTTTTTGAAACAACGACCCTGGTACTATATGAATCTGGCCGCCGATCCAAAAAATGAGAATGGCCTCATCGTACTCAACGTAAATGCGTGGAAGTCTTTTGATGGCGGCAAGACTTTCAAGGAAATAGAAGTTCACCATGGGGACACCCACGACATCTGGATCAATCCCGACAACAGCGACAATTTTATTATCGGCGATGACGGGGGCGGCGAAGTCACCTTTAACGGGGGGGGTACCTTTACCGAACTGGACTTTCCCACGGCCCAATTTTACCATGTCCATACCGACAACGAATTCCCTTACAACATATACGGAGCCCAGCAGGACAACAGTACGGTCCGCATTCCCAGCCGTACCTCCGGTTATTCCATCACCGACAAAGACTGGTGGCCGGTAGCGGGCGGCGAATCGGGTTATGTGGTGGAAGATCCCCTCAATCCGGACATCACCTATGGAGGTAGCTATGATGGGTACCTAAGTATCTATAACAAGAAAACGGAAGAAGAACAGCTGATCAATGTGTACCCCGAATTCTACATGGGTCATGGGTCGGATTCCCGCGAGTACCGCTTTCAATGGACCTACCCGATCATGTTTTCCCCTCACGATCCCAACGCCCTATACGTAACTTCCCAGTATGTTCATAAGTCCATGGATCGCGGGCACAGTTGGGAGAAAATCAGTCCCGATCTTACCCGACACGATTCTACCACGATGGGAGCCAGTGGCGGCCCCATCAGTAAAGACAATACGGGTGTTGAAACCTACGCGACGATCTTTGCCTTTGCTGAATCACCGCTCGAAAAAGGTGTTTTTTATGCCGCCTCCGACGATGGGCTTATACACATCAGTAGAGATAATGGCAAGAACTGGGAAAACATCACGCCAAAATCTTCTCTGTTGCCCGAGTTTGCGCTGATGAGCATTGTCGAGGTTTCGCCACACGATCCGGCTACGGTCTATCTGGCCGCTACCCGCTACAAGCTGAACGATTTCAAACCCTACCTCCTGAAATCCACCGATTATGGAAAAACCTGGAAATCGATCACCAACGGTATTCCCAGCGACCAATTCACGCGGGTAATCCGGGAAGATCCTACCCGGAAAGACCTGTTGTATGCGGGTACCGAACAGGGGGTTTGGACCTCCTTCAACGGGGGGAATTCCTGGCAACCGCTACAATTGAACCTACCCACTACGCCGATTCACGACCTGGTGATACAAAAGCGGGAAAATGATCTGGTGGTAGCTACCCATGGACGGTCGTTCTGGATTTTGGACGATATCACCCCACTTTACCAACTGAATGACGAAGTAGCTCAGGCCGACGAACACCTTTTCAAGCCCGGCCATGCCTATCGTATGAGCGGGGGGGTACGCAAAGAGGAAGTTCCGACGGCGGGAGAAAATGCGGCAAATGGCGTAGTAGTTCGCTACTACTTTAAGAAAACGCCGCCTGACGAGCTTAAAATGCACTTTCTGACGATGGATGGCGATACCGTGATAAGCTATTCGAGCCGGACCGATAAAAAAGGCAAGCCCCTGAAAATTGCTAAGGAGTTTTATACCGACGAAACGGTTTCCCGGCCGGGTACGCTTCCCGCCCTTTCGGGTACAAACGTATTCGTGTGGGATATGCGCTATGCCGATGCCACGGCCGTAGACGGTACCAATATCATGTGGTCGGGCTCCGTGGTGGGCCCCAAAGCGGTGCCAGGTACCTATCAGGTACACCTGTATCACGGCGACAAGCTGGTGGGCAAACAGGAATTCCAAATAGTAAAAGATCCGCGTGTCAAAACGTCTGATGCCGAATTCCGCGAGCAGTTTGACCTTGCTATGAAAATTAACGACAAACTTTCCGAGACCCACAAAGGAATCAACAAGCTGCGGAGTATCCGCAAGCAGGTAGATGCCCACATTGCTTCGGTCAAGGATTCTACGGAAAGCAAACGATTGAAAGAACTGGCCAAGCCTATGTTGGAGGGTCTCGATACGATTGAGAATGCACTCATGCAACCGAAATCAAAAGCCGGTCAGGATGCCCTCAATTTTCCGATCCAGCTCAACGACAAGCTGGCGGGGGTAAAAACGGTAGTTCTTTCTGGGGAGACTCGGCCTACGAAATCGTCGTACACGGCATTCGAGGACTTGTCGAAGCGAATCGATGTGCATCTAAACCAATTATCCGAAATTATCAATCGGGATGTTCCGGCCTTTAACCAGGCCGCCCGCCAGTCGGAAATCAAGGCCATCATCATCAATTAG
- a CDS encoding DUF6580 family putative transport protein, which translates to MKIDNLRIATLSSIILAAALSRLVPHPFNFTPIGAIALFGGAHFSRKYLAFLVPLSAMLISDLIIGFHDSMWAVYLAFILTVGIGMGVLQKITVGRVFGSALLSSVLFFLITNFAVWYGASGFYPQTLAGLGACYVAALQFYQQDVFGNLFLNTVMGDLFFSAVLFGTYELVKRKVPAFSMAG; encoded by the coding sequence ATGAAAATTGACAACCTCCGAATTGCAACGCTATCATCCATCATATTGGCCGCCGCTTTGAGCCGGCTGGTGCCCCACCCGTTCAATTTCACACCGATTGGAGCCATTGCTCTATTTGGGGGCGCTCATTTTTCTCGTAAGTACCTGGCATTTCTGGTGCCGTTGTCAGCCATGCTAATCAGTGATTTGATCATTGGTTTTCATGATTCCATGTGGGCGGTTTACCTGGCATTTATCCTGACTGTCGGGATTGGAATGGGCGTTTTGCAGAAAATCACCGTAGGAAGGGTCTTTGGTAGTGCCCTTCTTTCTTCCGTTTTGTTTTTTCTTATTACCAACTTCGCGGTGTGGTACGGGGCATCGGGTTTTTATCCGCAGACCCTTGCCGGACTCGGTGCCTGCTATGTGGCGGCCCTGCAGTTCTACCAGCAGGACGTATTCGGTAACCTTTTTCTGAATACGGTTATGGGAGACCTCTTTTTCTCAGCCGTACTTTTTGGCACTTATGAACTGGTCAAACGGAAGGTACCTGCCTTTTCGATGGCTGGCTAG
- a CDS encoding PPC domain-containing DNA-binding protein, which yields MLQLPVPTSHLMIHSLRLGPGKDLKADLEKFAKEYAVEAGFVLTCVGSLTHAEIRLANQEQGQTYRGFFEIVSLVGTLSINGSHIHISVSDSSGYTTGGHLLEGCKVYTTAELVLGVLPEVVYKREPDSQSGHNELTIYPKKP from the coding sequence ATGCTTCAATTGCCAGTTCCCACTTCGCATCTGATGATCCATTCCCTTCGACTTGGGCCTGGAAAAGATTTGAAAGCCGATCTGGAAAAATTTGCTAAAGAGTATGCGGTGGAGGCGGGCTTTGTGTTGACCTGCGTCGGAAGTCTTACCCATGCCGAAATCCGGCTGGCCAATCAAGAGCAGGGACAAACGTACCGTGGATTCTTCGAAATTGTTTCCCTCGTAGGTACCTTATCCATAAATGGTTCGCATATCCATATTTCAGTTTCGGATTCTAGCGGCTATACTACGGGAGGGCATTTGCTGGAAGGTTGTAAGGTTTATACCACCGCAGAACTTGTTTTGGGCGTATTGCCCGAGGTAGTTTACAAACGGGAGCCTGACTCACAAAGTGGCCATAACGAGCTTACGATTTATCCCAAAAAACCGTAA
- a CDS encoding histone deacetylase family protein — protein sequence MLKIAYGTWYAHPLPEGHRFPMLKYELIPEQLVREGTCTEDNFFEPGPLDEQWIVGVHDETYWKNLKTLNLSPRMVRSIGFPLSAELVYRETFIAQGTIECCHHALAQGIALNVAGGTHHAYPDRGEGFCLLNDVGIAAHYLLTQRLARRILIIDLDVHQGNGTAVMFQREPRVFTFSMHGRDNYPLRKETSDLDIPLPTGTPDEKYLALVAETLPALFRSHQPDFAFFVAGVDILETDKLGHLAVSREGCRERDRLVLEQCRQAQVPLVVTMGGGYSVRLADVVEAHCNTFRLAQAMFF from the coding sequence ATGTTAAAAATTGCCTATGGTACCTGGTACGCCCATCCATTGCCCGAAGGTCATCGGTTTCCTATGCTCAAGTACGAGTTGATTCCCGAACAGCTGGTACGGGAAGGTACCTGTACCGAAGATAATTTCTTTGAACCAGGCCCATTGGACGAACAATGGATCGTAGGCGTACACGACGAGACTTATTGGAAAAACCTCAAAACGCTAAACCTTTCCCCGCGTATGGTACGCAGCATCGGCTTTCCCCTGAGTGCCGAACTTGTATACCGGGAAACATTCATTGCCCAGGGTACAATCGAATGCTGCCATCATGCGCTTGCGCAAGGCATTGCGCTGAACGTGGCAGGAGGTACCCACCACGCCTACCCCGACAGGGGAGAGGGTTTCTGTCTACTGAACGACGTAGGTATTGCAGCTCATTATTTGCTAACCCAGCGGCTCGCCCGGCGGATTCTGATCATCGACCTGGATGTGCACCAGGGCAATGGTACCGCCGTGATGTTTCAGCGCGAACCCCGGGTTTTTACATTTTCGATGCATGGGCGTGACAATTATCCCCTTCGGAAAGAAACTTCCGATCTCGATATTCCATTGCCAACAGGTACCCCGGATGAGAAGTACCTGGCCCTAGTGGCCGAAACACTCCCTGCCCTGTTTAGAAGCCATCAACCCGATTTTGCTTTTTTTGTGGCGGGGGTAGATATTCTGGAAACCGATAAACTGGGACACCTGGCCGTTTCGCGCGAGGGTTGCCGGGAACGCGATAGGCTGGTACTGGAGCAATGCCGACAGGCACAGGTACCCCTGGTGGTAACCATGGGCGGGGGGTACTCCGTGAGGCTGGCCGATGTGGTCGAAGCCCATTGTAATACTTTCAGGCTGGCCCAGGCGATGTTTTTTTAG
- a CDS encoding DUF4136 domain-containing protein, giving the protein MKYRKIFALASLIGFLTACNNDPLKDLSVEDSQVFITNHDESVNFKQFKTFSILDSVLVVGNQGNGASLTDLDIQFLTSVARSMENLGYTYVSPKDNPDVGINVAQVRNAYLNVVSQPLSPYAGSYWGGGYGYGYGSGYGYGYPSTYSYYQTQENYWYMEMLDFKNPDDQNKKLNVIWNAEIRGSGLFDAEYIDGVIQSVFNQSQYLKIN; this is encoded by the coding sequence ATGAAATACCGTAAAATATTCGCGTTAGCCAGCTTGATTGGCTTTTTGACCGCCTGTAACAATGATCCGCTGAAAGATCTTTCGGTGGAAGATTCGCAGGTATTTATCACCAACCACGACGAATCCGTCAATTTCAAACAATTCAAAACCTTCAGTATCCTCGATTCGGTGCTGGTAGTGGGCAACCAGGGCAATGGGGCCTCCCTAACCGACCTTGACATCCAGTTCCTGACCAGTGTGGCCCGTAGCATGGAAAATCTGGGCTATACGTATGTAAGCCCGAAGGATAATCCTGATGTGGGTATCAATGTAGCCCAGGTGCGCAATGCTTATCTTAATGTGGTATCCCAACCTTTGTCGCCCTACGCCGGTAGCTATTGGGGCGGCGGGTACGGCTACGGATATGGTTCGGGCTATGGGTACGGTTATCCGTCTACTTATAGCTACTACCAAACCCAGGAAAATTACTGGTACATGGAAATGCTGGATTTCAAAAATCCGGATGATCAAAACAAAAAATTGAATGTGATCTGGAATGCTGAAATTCGGGGCAGTGGCCTCTTTGATGCAGAGTACATCGATGGCGTGATTCAGTCCGTTTTCAACCAATCCCAGTATCTCAAAATCAATTAA